The Dunckerocampus dactyliophorus isolate RoL2022-P2 chromosome 1, RoL_Ddac_1.1, whole genome shotgun sequence genome has a segment encoding these proteins:
- the LOC129182914 gene encoding protein Wnt-7a isoform X1, translating into MSRRTRRWILRVLLCLGIVYLKIGGFSSVVALGASIICNKIPGLAPRQRTICQSRPDAIIVIGEGAQMGINECQFQFKNGRWNCSALGERTVFGKELKVGSKEAAFTYAIIAAGVAHAITAACTQGNLSDCSCDKEKQGFYSRDQGWKWGGCSADISYGLSFSKVFIDAREVKQNARTLMNLHNNEVGRKVLEKNMRLECKCHGVSGSCTTKTCWTTLPKFRELGYILKEKYAQALHVEPVKASRHKRPKFLKIKKPYSYRKPMDTDLVYIDKSPNYCEADTVTGSLGTQGRVCNKTMMQHISGCDLMCCGRGYNTHQYSRVWQCNCKFLWCCYVKCNTCSERTEVYTCK; encoded by the exons ATGAGTCGGAGAACACGACGTTGGATTTTAAGAGTTTTACTTTGTCTGGGGATTGTTTACCTGAAAATTGG GGGCTTCTCCTCGGTGGTGGCCCTTGGAGCGAGTATTATCTGTAACAAAATCCCCGGTTTGGCTCCCAGACAGCGGACTATCTGCCAGAGTCGCCCCGATGCCATCATCGTCATCGGAGAGGGCGCGCAAATGGGCATCAACGAGTGTCAGTTCCAGTTCAAAAACGGGCGCTGGAACTGCTCGGCCCTGGGCGAGAGGACCGTCTTCGGAAAAGAGTTGAAAGTGG GAAGTAAAGAAGCGGCCTTTACGTATGCCATCATTGCGGCAGGGGTGGCCCACGCCATCACCGCTGCCTGCACGCAGGGTAACCTGAGCGACTGCAGCTGCGACAAAGAGAAGCAGGGTTTCTACAGCAGGGACCAAGGCTGGAAGTGGGGAGGATGCTCGGCGGACATCAGCTACGGCCTCAGCTTCTCCAAAGTATTTATTGACGCCCGGGAGGTTAAACAGAATGCGAGGACGCTCATGAACCTCCATAATAACGAGGTGGGACGCAAG GTCCTAGAGAAGAACATGCGACTGGAATGCAAGTGTCATGGAGTGTCAGGCTCCTGCACCACCAAAACCTGCTGGACTACACTTCCCAAGTTCCGCGAGCTCGGCTACATTCTCAAGGAGAAATATGCCCAGGCGCTGCACGTGGAACCGGTCAAAGCCAGCCGCCACAAGCGCCCTAAATTCCTGAAGATCAAGAAGCCATACTCTTACCGGAAGCCTATGGATACAGACTTGGTGTACATAGACAAGTCGCCTAACTACTGCGAGGCGGACACTGTGACGGGCAGCCTGGGGACGCAAGGGCGGGTGTGCAACAAGACTATGATGCAGCACATCAGCGGCTGTGACTTGATGTGCTGCGGCCGAGGTTACAACACGCACCAGTACTCCAGAGTATGGCAGTGCAACTGCAAGTTCTTGTGGTGCTGCTACGTGAAGTGCAACACGTGCAGCGAAAGGACAGAGGTGTACACGTGCAAATGA
- the LOC129182914 gene encoding protein Wnt-7a isoform X2, translating into MGINECQFQFKNGRWNCSALGERTVFGKELKVGSKEAAFTYAIIAAGVAHAITAACTQGNLSDCSCDKEKQGFYSRDQGWKWGGCSADISYGLSFSKVFIDAREVKQNARTLMNLHNNEVGRKVLEKNMRLECKCHGVSGSCTTKTCWTTLPKFRELGYILKEKYAQALHVEPVKASRHKRPKFLKIKKPYSYRKPMDTDLVYIDKSPNYCEADTVTGSLGTQGRVCNKTMMQHISGCDLMCCGRGYNTHQYSRVWQCNCKFLWCCYVKCNTCSERTEVYTCK; encoded by the exons ATGGGCATCAACGAGTGTCAGTTCCAGTTCAAAAACGGGCGCTGGAACTGCTCGGCCCTGGGCGAGAGGACCGTCTTCGGAAAAGAGTTGAAAGTGG GAAGTAAAGAAGCGGCCTTTACGTATGCCATCATTGCGGCAGGGGTGGCCCACGCCATCACCGCTGCCTGCACGCAGGGTAACCTGAGCGACTGCAGCTGCGACAAAGAGAAGCAGGGTTTCTACAGCAGGGACCAAGGCTGGAAGTGGGGAGGATGCTCGGCGGACATCAGCTACGGCCTCAGCTTCTCCAAAGTATTTATTGACGCCCGGGAGGTTAAACAGAATGCGAGGACGCTCATGAACCTCCATAATAACGAGGTGGGACGCAAG GTCCTAGAGAAGAACATGCGACTGGAATGCAAGTGTCATGGAGTGTCAGGCTCCTGCACCACCAAAACCTGCTGGACTACACTTCCCAAGTTCCGCGAGCTCGGCTACATTCTCAAGGAGAAATATGCCCAGGCGCTGCACGTGGAACCGGTCAAAGCCAGCCGCCACAAGCGCCCTAAATTCCTGAAGATCAAGAAGCCATACTCTTACCGGAAGCCTATGGATACAGACTTGGTGTACATAGACAAGTCGCCTAACTACTGCGAGGCGGACACTGTGACGGGCAGCCTGGGGACGCAAGGGCGGGTGTGCAACAAGACTATGATGCAGCACATCAGCGGCTGTGACTTGATGTGCTGCGGCCGAGGTTACAACACGCACCAGTACTCCAGAGTATGGCAGTGCAACTGCAAGTTCTTGTGGTGCTGCTACGTGAAGTGCAACACGTGCAGCGAAAGGACAGAGGTGTACACGTGCAAATGA
- the fbxw12 gene encoding F-box/WD repeat-containing protein 12 isoform X1 → MNPQDLIGDCLIHIFTFLAEEDLISASSVCKVRSLQNAEVALTTRHEVCSVLQHWHHAAETQWLWRKMCLQRWGFCSQAVLASPLVNHSWKTYFVRRSHLETKMKEGRTGGYACESLRGHTGSIVGLVYLKGSSPVSPDLWSASTTVCSASTDGTVRAWNIQNGELLWCSAKQSPLSSIIRDEQSDFVITADSTGLIKVWQGQTGQEVASYSAASTHCTLLQYNKDNDWFLSVGTNQGSLCTLAGLALTKKSNMMVCDSFKVNIVLVSPDKKWILAGSKEIVDLHPKVIYTESLTSPVEDEDPLCQLVPVTGCQAAVFIPTQSARLATVHSKERTNNKALTVFDVSIKKSKYKSQIQVQQVESFPLALNSTSSDILLEAKDSNCIVMAADRHLWVYSLKGVLLASFEEHIMPITSICVDSFRVVTASQDLSLRVLTWRHDRGHGLALDSRYHLLGGSHTMSRGFSHVCCDYSSIVGSVEGKDGKDVLKAYTFTS, encoded by the exons ATGAACCCACAGGACCTTATAGGCGACTGTCTCATTCATATTTTTACCTTTCTGGCCGAGGAAGATTTAATCAGCGCCTCCAGCGTGTGCAAGGTAAGGAGCCTCCAAAATGCGGAAGTAGCTTTGACAACACGACATGAAGTttgttctgttttgcagcactGGCACCATGCTGCCGAGACTCAGTGGCTTTGGAG GAAGATGTGCCTGCAGCGATGGGGGTTTTGCAGCCAGGCTGTGTTGGCGAGCCCACTCGTCAATCACTCGTGGAAGACATACTTCGTGCGACGGTCCCATTTGGAGACGAAAATGAAGGAAGGGCGGACTGGGGGATATGCCTGCGAAAGTCTTCGGGGCCACACAG GGAGCATAGTGGGCTTGGTCTACCTGAAGGGGAGCTCACCTGTTAGTCCTGACCTATGGAGCGCATCCACCACAGTCTGCAGTGCTTCGACTGATGGTACAGTCCGAGCATGGAACATCCAAAAT GGTGAACTCCTGTGGTGCAGTGCGAAGCAGTCGCCTTTATCAAGCATCATACGTGACGAGCAGAGTGACTTTGTCATCACAGCAGACTCCACTGGTCTCATCAAGGTCTGGCAGGGTCAGACTGGCCAGGAGGTGGCATCCTATTCTGCCGCATCCACACACTGTACGTTACTGCAGTACAATAAGGACAACGATTGGTTTCTATCG GTTGGAACAAATCAGGGGTCGTTGTGTACACTAGCTGGCTTGGctttgacaaaaaaatccaatatgATGGTATGTGACAGTTTTAAGGTGAACATAGTCCTGGTGTCACCTGACAAGAAATGGATCTTGGCTGGATCCAAGGAGATTGTTGATTTACATCCAAAG GTGATTTACACTGAGAGTTTGACCTCTCCAGTTGAGGACGAAGATCCTCTGTGCCAGTTAGTACCAGTCACGGGATGCCAGGCTGCTGTTTTCATCCCCACACAGTCTGCCAGACTGGCCACGGTCCACAGCAAAGAGCGGACCAACAACAAAGCCCTCACTGTCTTCGATGTcagcattaaaaagtcaaagtaCAAGTCCCAGATCCAAG TCCAGCAGGTGGAGTCCTTCCCCTTGGCACTGAATAGCACATCCTCCGACATTCTTCTCGAGGCAAAAGACAGCAACTGCATTGTGATGGCAGCTGATCGTCATCTGTGGGTGTACTCTTTGAAAGGCGTCTTGCTTGCCAGCTTTGAAGAGCACATCATGCCAATTACTTCTATATGTGTG GATAGCTTTCGTGTGGTAACGGCATCTCAGGACCTTTCCTTACGTGTGCTGACCTGGAGACATGACAGAGGTCACGGGTTGGCCTTGGATAGCCGATACCACTTATTAGGAGGTTCTCACACGATGTCCAG AGGGTTCAGCCACGTCTGCTGTGACTACTCCAGCATTGTTGGTTCGGTTGAAGGAAAAGATGGCAAAGATGTTTTAAAGGCTTATACATTCACATCGTGA
- the fbxw12 gene encoding F-box/WD repeat-containing protein 12 isoform X3 has protein sequence MNPQDLIGDCLIHIFTFLAEEDLISASSVCKVRSLQNAEVALTTRHEVCSVLQHWHHAAETQWLWRKMCLQRWGFCSQAVLASPLVNHSWKTYFVRRSHLETKMKEGRTGGYACESLRGHTGSIVGLVYLKGSSPVSPDLWSASTTVCSASTDGTVRAWNIQNGELLWCSAKQSPLSSIIRDEQSDFVITADSTGLIKVWQGQTGQEVASYSAASTHCTLLQYNKDNDWFLSVGTNQGSLCTLAGLALTKKSNMMVCDSFKVNIVLVSPDKKWILAGSKEIVDLHPKSARLATVHSKERTNNKALTVFDVSIKKSKYKSQIQVQQVESFPLALNSTSSDILLEAKDSNCIVMAADRHLWVYSLKGVLLASFEEHIMPITSICVDSFRVVTASQDLSLRVLTWRHDRGHGLALDSRYHLLGGSHTMSRGFSHVCCDYSSIVGSVEGKDGKDVLKAYTFTS, from the exons ATGAACCCACAGGACCTTATAGGCGACTGTCTCATTCATATTTTTACCTTTCTGGCCGAGGAAGATTTAATCAGCGCCTCCAGCGTGTGCAAGGTAAGGAGCCTCCAAAATGCGGAAGTAGCTTTGACAACACGACATGAAGTttgttctgttttgcagcactGGCACCATGCTGCCGAGACTCAGTGGCTTTGGAG GAAGATGTGCCTGCAGCGATGGGGGTTTTGCAGCCAGGCTGTGTTGGCGAGCCCACTCGTCAATCACTCGTGGAAGACATACTTCGTGCGACGGTCCCATTTGGAGACGAAAATGAAGGAAGGGCGGACTGGGGGATATGCCTGCGAAAGTCTTCGGGGCCACACAG GGAGCATAGTGGGCTTGGTCTACCTGAAGGGGAGCTCACCTGTTAGTCCTGACCTATGGAGCGCATCCACCACAGTCTGCAGTGCTTCGACTGATGGTACAGTCCGAGCATGGAACATCCAAAAT GGTGAACTCCTGTGGTGCAGTGCGAAGCAGTCGCCTTTATCAAGCATCATACGTGACGAGCAGAGTGACTTTGTCATCACAGCAGACTCCACTGGTCTCATCAAGGTCTGGCAGGGTCAGACTGGCCAGGAGGTGGCATCCTATTCTGCCGCATCCACACACTGTACGTTACTGCAGTACAATAAGGACAACGATTGGTTTCTATCG GTTGGAACAAATCAGGGGTCGTTGTGTACACTAGCTGGCTTGGctttgacaaaaaaatccaatatgATGGTATGTGACAGTTTTAAGGTGAACATAGTCCTGGTGTCACCTGACAAGAAATGGATCTTGGCTGGATCCAAGGAGATTGTTGATTTACATCCAAAG TCTGCCAGACTGGCCACGGTCCACAGCAAAGAGCGGACCAACAACAAAGCCCTCACTGTCTTCGATGTcagcattaaaaagtcaaagtaCAAGTCCCAGATCCAAG TCCAGCAGGTGGAGTCCTTCCCCTTGGCACTGAATAGCACATCCTCCGACATTCTTCTCGAGGCAAAAGACAGCAACTGCATTGTGATGGCAGCTGATCGTCATCTGTGGGTGTACTCTTTGAAAGGCGTCTTGCTTGCCAGCTTTGAAGAGCACATCATGCCAATTACTTCTATATGTGTG GATAGCTTTCGTGTGGTAACGGCATCTCAGGACCTTTCCTTACGTGTGCTGACCTGGAGACATGACAGAGGTCACGGGTTGGCCTTGGATAGCCGATACCACTTATTAGGAGGTTCTCACACGATGTCCAG AGGGTTCAGCCACGTCTGCTGTGACTACTCCAGCATTGTTGGTTCGGTTGAAGGAAAAGATGGCAAAGATGTTTTAAAGGCTTATACATTCACATCGTGA
- the fbxw12 gene encoding F-box/WD repeat-containing protein 12 isoform X2, whose translation MNPQDLIGDCLIHIFTFLAEEDLISASSVCKHWHHAAETQWLWRKMCLQRWGFCSQAVLASPLVNHSWKTYFVRRSHLETKMKEGRTGGYACESLRGHTGSIVGLVYLKGSSPVSPDLWSASTTVCSASTDGTVRAWNIQNGELLWCSAKQSPLSSIIRDEQSDFVITADSTGLIKVWQGQTGQEVASYSAASTHCTLLQYNKDNDWFLSVGTNQGSLCTLAGLALTKKSNMMVCDSFKVNIVLVSPDKKWILAGSKEIVDLHPKVIYTESLTSPVEDEDPLCQLVPVTGCQAAVFIPTQSARLATVHSKERTNNKALTVFDVSIKKSKYKSQIQVQQVESFPLALNSTSSDILLEAKDSNCIVMAADRHLWVYSLKGVLLASFEEHIMPITSICVDSFRVVTASQDLSLRVLTWRHDRGHGLALDSRYHLLGGSHTMSRGFSHVCCDYSSIVGSVEGKDGKDVLKAYTFTS comes from the exons ATGAACCCACAGGACCTTATAGGCGACTGTCTCATTCATATTTTTACCTTTCTGGCCGAGGAAGATTTAATCAGCGCCTCCAGCGTGTGCAAG cactGGCACCATGCTGCCGAGACTCAGTGGCTTTGGAG GAAGATGTGCCTGCAGCGATGGGGGTTTTGCAGCCAGGCTGTGTTGGCGAGCCCACTCGTCAATCACTCGTGGAAGACATACTTCGTGCGACGGTCCCATTTGGAGACGAAAATGAAGGAAGGGCGGACTGGGGGATATGCCTGCGAAAGTCTTCGGGGCCACACAG GGAGCATAGTGGGCTTGGTCTACCTGAAGGGGAGCTCACCTGTTAGTCCTGACCTATGGAGCGCATCCACCACAGTCTGCAGTGCTTCGACTGATGGTACAGTCCGAGCATGGAACATCCAAAAT GGTGAACTCCTGTGGTGCAGTGCGAAGCAGTCGCCTTTATCAAGCATCATACGTGACGAGCAGAGTGACTTTGTCATCACAGCAGACTCCACTGGTCTCATCAAGGTCTGGCAGGGTCAGACTGGCCAGGAGGTGGCATCCTATTCTGCCGCATCCACACACTGTACGTTACTGCAGTACAATAAGGACAACGATTGGTTTCTATCG GTTGGAACAAATCAGGGGTCGTTGTGTACACTAGCTGGCTTGGctttgacaaaaaaatccaatatgATGGTATGTGACAGTTTTAAGGTGAACATAGTCCTGGTGTCACCTGACAAGAAATGGATCTTGGCTGGATCCAAGGAGATTGTTGATTTACATCCAAAG GTGATTTACACTGAGAGTTTGACCTCTCCAGTTGAGGACGAAGATCCTCTGTGCCAGTTAGTACCAGTCACGGGATGCCAGGCTGCTGTTTTCATCCCCACACAGTCTGCCAGACTGGCCACGGTCCACAGCAAAGAGCGGACCAACAACAAAGCCCTCACTGTCTTCGATGTcagcattaaaaagtcaaagtaCAAGTCCCAGATCCAAG TCCAGCAGGTGGAGTCCTTCCCCTTGGCACTGAATAGCACATCCTCCGACATTCTTCTCGAGGCAAAAGACAGCAACTGCATTGTGATGGCAGCTGATCGTCATCTGTGGGTGTACTCTTTGAAAGGCGTCTTGCTTGCCAGCTTTGAAGAGCACATCATGCCAATTACTTCTATATGTGTG GATAGCTTTCGTGTGGTAACGGCATCTCAGGACCTTTCCTTACGTGTGCTGACCTGGAGACATGACAGAGGTCACGGGTTGGCCTTGGATAGCCGATACCACTTATTAGGAGGTTCTCACACGATGTCCAG AGGGTTCAGCCACGTCTGCTGTGACTACTCCAGCATTGTTGGTTCGGTTGAAGGAAAAGATGGCAAAGATGTTTTAAAGGCTTATACATTCACATCGTGA
- the fbxw12 gene encoding F-box/WD repeat-containing protein 12 isoform X4: MCLQRWGFCSQAVLASPLVNHSWKTYFVRRSHLETKMKEGRTGGYACESLRGHTGSIVGLVYLKGSSPVSPDLWSASTTVCSASTDGTVRAWNIQNGELLWCSAKQSPLSSIIRDEQSDFVITADSTGLIKVWQGQTGQEVASYSAASTHCTLLQYNKDNDWFLSVGTNQGSLCTLAGLALTKKSNMMVCDSFKVNIVLVSPDKKWILAGSKEIVDLHPKVIYTESLTSPVEDEDPLCQLVPVTGCQAAVFIPTQSARLATVHSKERTNNKALTVFDVSIKKSKYKSQIQVQQVESFPLALNSTSSDILLEAKDSNCIVMAADRHLWVYSLKGVLLASFEEHIMPITSICVDSFRVVTASQDLSLRVLTWRHDRGHGLALDSRYHLLGGSHTMSRGFSHVCCDYSSIVGSVEGKDGKDVLKAYTFTS, from the exons ATGTGCCTGCAGCGATGGGGGTTTTGCAGCCAGGCTGTGTTGGCGAGCCCACTCGTCAATCACTCGTGGAAGACATACTTCGTGCGACGGTCCCATTTGGAGACGAAAATGAAGGAAGGGCGGACTGGGGGATATGCCTGCGAAAGTCTTCGGGGCCACACAG GGAGCATAGTGGGCTTGGTCTACCTGAAGGGGAGCTCACCTGTTAGTCCTGACCTATGGAGCGCATCCACCACAGTCTGCAGTGCTTCGACTGATGGTACAGTCCGAGCATGGAACATCCAAAAT GGTGAACTCCTGTGGTGCAGTGCGAAGCAGTCGCCTTTATCAAGCATCATACGTGACGAGCAGAGTGACTTTGTCATCACAGCAGACTCCACTGGTCTCATCAAGGTCTGGCAGGGTCAGACTGGCCAGGAGGTGGCATCCTATTCTGCCGCATCCACACACTGTACGTTACTGCAGTACAATAAGGACAACGATTGGTTTCTATCG GTTGGAACAAATCAGGGGTCGTTGTGTACACTAGCTGGCTTGGctttgacaaaaaaatccaatatgATGGTATGTGACAGTTTTAAGGTGAACATAGTCCTGGTGTCACCTGACAAGAAATGGATCTTGGCTGGATCCAAGGAGATTGTTGATTTACATCCAAAG GTGATTTACACTGAGAGTTTGACCTCTCCAGTTGAGGACGAAGATCCTCTGTGCCAGTTAGTACCAGTCACGGGATGCCAGGCTGCTGTTTTCATCCCCACACAGTCTGCCAGACTGGCCACGGTCCACAGCAAAGAGCGGACCAACAACAAAGCCCTCACTGTCTTCGATGTcagcattaaaaagtcaaagtaCAAGTCCCAGATCCAAG TCCAGCAGGTGGAGTCCTTCCCCTTGGCACTGAATAGCACATCCTCCGACATTCTTCTCGAGGCAAAAGACAGCAACTGCATTGTGATGGCAGCTGATCGTCATCTGTGGGTGTACTCTTTGAAAGGCGTCTTGCTTGCCAGCTTTGAAGAGCACATCATGCCAATTACTTCTATATGTGTG GATAGCTTTCGTGTGGTAACGGCATCTCAGGACCTTTCCTTACGTGTGCTGACCTGGAGACATGACAGAGGTCACGGGTTGGCCTTGGATAGCCGATACCACTTATTAGGAGGTTCTCACACGATGTCCAG AGGGTTCAGCCACGTCTGCTGTGACTACTCCAGCATTGTTGGTTCGGTTGAAGGAAAAGATGGCAAAGATGTTTTAAAGGCTTATACATTCACATCGTGA